A region of Toxorhynchites rutilus septentrionalis strain SRP chromosome 1, ASM2978413v1, whole genome shotgun sequence DNA encodes the following proteins:
- the LOC129761665 gene encoding putative nuclease HARBI1 codes for MDSALLSVLAVYEEIGILRYNRRNLRTSGNLMELSDDAFIKSFRLNKEAFRYVLEEIEHDFSNTKKSGIHVKEKLAACLRFFAEGNYQLGAGKDFHIAMAQSTFSKVLSEMLNILERRLCSKWISLEMSENEQRRAKLYFYEKSGIPGIIMCVDGTHIKIIPPNQNRNLVYNRKGFYSLNVLIVCDDQQRIRFVDPSFHGSNHDAHIWRISPVRTYFEQMHRNGGTQTKILGDAGYPSKSWLVTPFRAPEEGSLESDFNQRHALGRGIVERTIGVLKNRFRCLLGARQLHYTPTKCAQIVNVCCALHNICLEYGCSQ; via the exons ATGGATTCCGCCTTATTGTCGGTATTGGCAGTGTATGAAGAAATCGGAATACTTCGTTATAATCGACGGAATCTGCGCACATCCGGTAATTTAATGGAGCTTTCAGACGATGC ATTCATTAAAAGCTTTCGTTTGAATAAAGAGGCATTCCGATACGTTTTGGAGGAAATTGAACAcgatttttccaacacaaagaaAAGTGGCATTCATGTTAAGGAAAAGCTGGCGGCGTGTTTGAGATTTTTCGCTGAGGGAAACTACCAGCTTGGAGCGGGAAAAGATTTCCATATTGCGATGGCACAGTCCACTTTTTCTAAGGTGTTATCTGAAATGCTGAACATACTGGAGCGAAGATTATGTTCTAAGTGGATATCATTGGAAATGTCGGAAAATGAACAGCGACGTGCCAAGCTTTATTTCTATGAGAAATCTGGAATTCCAGGAATAATCATGTGTGTTGATGGAACACATATAAAAATAATTCCCCCTAATCAGAATCGAAATTTAGTTTATAATCGAAAGGGGTTCTACAGTCTGAACGTTCTCATT GTTTGTGACGATCAGCAGAGGATCCGTTTCGTTGATCCTAGCTTTCACGGATCTAATCACGATGCCCATATATGGCGAATAAGCCCTGTACGAACGTATTTCGAGCAGATGCATCGAAACGGCGGAACACAAACTAAAATACTGG GTGATGCAGGCTACCCATCGAAATCATGGCTGGTAACGCCATTCAGAGCTCCGGAAGAAGGCAGTTTGGAAAGCGATTTCAACCAGAGGCATGCTTTAGGTCGAGGCATAGTCGAACGAACAATCGGTGTTCTTAAAAATCGTTTTAGATGTTTACTTGGAGCGCGACAACTACATTATACTCCTACAAAATGTGCTCAAATTGTGAATGTGTGTTGTGCACTTCATAATATATGTTTGGAATACGGATGCTCTCAGTAG